The Nocardia sp. BMG51109 nucleotide sequence CGCCGCGATCCGGTTCGCATCGGTGTCCGGGTGCAGGATCTCGATCATGCGCGTGCTCCCGTCCACCGATGCTTGACCCCGAGGGGAAATTCGTTGCTGCCGAAGCGGTGCACGGTGACCACCGGCTCCGCGGCCGCCCCGAGCGTCCGGTGCAGGCGCCGGTACTCGATATTGGTGCCGAGCAGCGAGCCGACCACCGCGCGCCGCAGCACGGCCGGGAATCCGGACGACGGGCACGCCCCCGCCCGCAGCTCGACCCGCAGATGCAGGATCGGGTCGAGGTGCTCGCCGGTCTCGGTCGACAGGACGAACTTCCCACTCAGGCAACGCGACAGCGCGGGGTCCTCCAGCGCGGGCCGGATGTTGTCGGGGTAGATCTTGACCGCGTAGAAGCTGGCCGCGACGTTGGTGCGCCGATGCAACGCCAGGAATCCGCACGAGCCCGTCGAGGTGGCGACCGGCAACCGATGCCCGTGTGCGCGCAGCACATCGGTGAGTTCGGCGGCGGACAGGATCGCGCCGACGTCGTTGTTCCGGTACCGGATCAGCGGAAGCGTCGTGTCGACGGTGAACAAGAACCTTCCCTCCGTATCGATCTCGGTGAAACGACGGTGCGGGTCGTACTCGACGAAGGTGGGCAGCACGCGGTCGCCGCCGAACAGCGCCTCGGCGAGCGCGCGGTCCGCGCCGGCCGCGCGGCGCACCGCGATCGTGGTCTCGGTCTCGCATCCCATGACACCGGCGTCGGCGGTGCCGTAGACGACGCAGACCTCGGCGGCGCGCCCCGGCTTCCCGATGCGTTCGAGGATGTGATCGCGCCACTGCTCGGTGACGGCCTCGCCGGCGAGCAGGATGCGTAGCTCCTGCCGCAGCACCTCATCGGGCGCCTGGTCCAGCACATCCTTGACCAGCGGCGGATAACCCGCCAGCACGACCTGGTCGTAATACGGTCCCAGCGTGGCGATGTCGTGCAGAATCGTCTCCGGCTCGATCCCGGGCGTGACGGTCGAGATCCGGTGGCCGTGGCAGCGCAGCGCCTGTGCCGCGGCATAGGTGTAGGTGCCACCGATCCAGTTGCCCATCGCGAACCCGACGACCAGCAGTGTCGACCGCTCGTGCGTCCGGAAGGCGGGGCGGAAAACCCTGTCGTACAGGGTGATCGCGTCGGACTGCGAGGTCTCGTCCCGGGGCC carries:
- a CDS encoding phenylacetate--CoA ligase family protein — encoded protein: MSAPSLSPTTPGPGFTGALKTFRAAADSVPAYAEFLRGHDVDPAAVRTLDDYETLPPMTKPGYLHRYPLHMLLWHGDAGRAGTWSCSSGSTGRPSYWPRDETSQSDAITLYDRVFRPAFRTHERSTLLVVGFAMGNWIGGTYTYAAAQALRCHGHRISTVTPGIEPETILHDIATLGPYYDQVVLAGYPPLVKDVLDQAPDEVLRQELRILLAGEAVTEQWRDHILERIGKPGRAAEVCVVYGTADAGVMGCETETTIAVRRAAGADRALAEALFGGDRVLPTFVEYDPHRRFTEIDTEGRFLFTVDTTLPLIRYRNNDVGAILSAAELTDVLRAHGHRLPVATSTGSCGFLALHRRTNVAASFYAVKIYPDNIRPALEDPALSRCLSGKFVLSTETGEHLDPILHLRVELRAGACPSSGFPAVLRRAVVGSLLGTNIEYRRLHRTLGAAAEPVVTVHRFGSNEFPLGVKHRWTGARA